One region of Hydrogenobaculum sp. Y04AAS1 genomic DNA includes:
- the tpiA gene encoding triose-phosphate isomerase: MKKIIAANWKMHKTYEEAISYINELLKKNIDFEKKDVLIYPPFLYVCEVSKLLEKSNIKVGAQNVYYEKKGAFTGEISPVMVKSCKAHYVLIGHSERRHIFKESDELIRKKVISSLEEGLKVMLCVGETLEERESQLTFNVIESQLKLALAGLEEWFENIEIAYEPVWAIGTGKSANTEDASKIHSFIKDTLKDIAKKDTDIRVLYGGSVNPQNAKEFLKAPNVDGLLVGGASLDPNTFLEIINAC; this comes from the coding sequence ATGAAAAAGATTATAGCCGCCAATTGGAAGATGCATAAAACCTATGAGGAAGCCATATCTTATATAAATGAGCTGTTGAAGAAAAATATAGATTTTGAAAAAAAAGATGTTCTTATATATCCGCCGTTTTTATATGTATGCGAGGTTTCTAAGCTTTTAGAAAAATCAAATATAAAAGTAGGAGCTCAAAACGTATACTACGAAAAGAAAGGAGCTTTTACCGGAGAGATATCACCGGTGATGGTAAAATCCTGTAAGGCCCATTATGTGCTCATAGGACATTCAGAAAGAAGGCACATATTTAAAGAATCCGATGAGTTAATAAGGAAAAAAGTGATATCTTCATTGGAAGAAGGTCTAAAGGTGATGCTTTGTGTAGGGGAAACTTTAGAAGAAAGGGAGTCTCAGCTTACTTTTAACGTTATAGAATCTCAATTAAAGCTTGCACTGGCTGGTTTAGAAGAGTGGTTTGAGAATATAGAAATAGCTTACGAGCCTGTTTGGGCAATAGGCACTGGCAAATCTGCAAATACAGAGGATGCTTCAAAGATACATAGCTTTATAAAAGATACATTAAAAGATATAGCAAAAAAAGATACGGACATAAGAGTTTTGTATGGGGGGAGTGTAAATCCACAAAACGCTAAAGAATTTCTAAAAGCACCAAACGTAGATGGGCTTTTGGTAGGTGGTGCAAGCTTAGATCCAAACACGTTTTTAGAGATAATAAACGCTTGCTAA
- the minC gene encoding septum site-determining protein MinC yields the protein MIKIKGITLPVVSLTLSLKDTTKESLINELVEKINSNVFSNSYFLIEIDESVDKKTLKQIEKLLEGKDVKSIKTMSAQTVSAQKPTSVSRLLIVNKNLRSGQMIEHSGDVLILGDVNEGAEVIAAGNIVVMGALRGYAHAGAIGDDSSVVVAKKMIPQQLRIGHHIAIRGENEEEPQEAEIAKVIDNKIILEPIGGF from the coding sequence ATGATAAAGATAAAAGGTATAACGCTACCTGTTGTGAGCTTGACGCTTTCTTTAAAAGATACCACAAAAGAAAGCCTCATAAATGAGCTTGTAGAGAAGATAAACTCAAACGTATTCTCAAACAGCTATTTTCTCATAGAAATAGATGAAAGCGTAGACAAAAAAACTCTAAAACAAATAGAAAAACTGCTGGAAGGAAAAGACGTTAAAAGCATAAAAACAATGAGTGCCCAAACGGTAAGCGCACAAAAACCCACAAGCGTATCTAGGCTTTTAATAGTAAACAAAAACCTTCGTTCAGGACAGATGATAGAGCATAGCGGAGATGTTTTAATACTTGGTGATGTAAATGAAGGTGCGGAAGTTATAGCCGCAGGGAATATAGTAGTTATGGGTGCTTTAAGAGGATATGCTCATGCTGGAGCTATAGGAGATGATAGCTCTGTGGTGGTGGCGAAGAAGATGATACCCCAACAGCTAAGGATAGGACATCATATAGCCATAAGAGGAGAAAATGAAGAAGAACCTCAAGAGGCTGAGATAGCAAAAGTTATAGATAATAAAATAATATTAGAACCTATAGGAGGTTTTTGA
- a CDS encoding class I SAM-dependent methyltransferase gives MNLENLANIFDSISGAYDKFVGFISLGQNKKWHKSIAYELKSGNMLDIGTATGDVIFRAFEQNKIKTGFGIDLSIKMLKIAKQKLKGKPTYLFIASAEHMPFKDGVFDNVSMSLVFRHIIDKDSMLKEINRVLRKGGRFIVLDTTKFVGMDFFAKISKTFLRPLGIVIFGNKNWDFFIHSLENSLSTEEIKNLCESYGLKLINKKLFILGMVGLLVFEKP, from the coding sequence ATGAATTTGGAAAATCTTGCCAATATTTTTGATTCAATATCTGGGGCTTATGATAAATTTGTGGGATTTATAAGTCTTGGCCAAAACAAAAAATGGCACAAAAGCATAGCCTACGAGTTAAAATCTGGAAACATGCTGGATATTGGTACTGCCACTGGAGATGTTATTTTTAGGGCTTTTGAGCAAAATAAAATAAAGACAGGTTTTGGTATAGATTTATCTATAAAGATGCTTAAAATAGCCAAACAAAAACTAAAAGGAAAACCCACTTATTTGTTTATAGCATCTGCTGAGCATATGCCTTTTAAAGATGGGGTTTTTGATAACGTATCCATGTCTTTGGTTTTTAGACATATAATAGACAAAGATTCTATGTTAAAGGAGATAAACAGAGTTTTAAGAAAAGGTGGTAGGTTTATAGTGCTTGATACTACGAAGTTTGTGGGTATGGATTTCTTTGCTAAAATCTCAAAGACGTTTTTAAGACCTCTTGGTATCGTCATCTTTGGTAACAAAAATTGGGACTTTTTTATACACTCTTTGGAAAACAGTCTATCCACCGAAGAGATAAAAAACCTTTGCGAATCCTATGGCCTTAAACTCATAAATAAAAAGCTTTTTATCCTTGGTATGGTAGGATTGCTTGTGTTTGAAAAGCCTTAG
- a CDS encoding TldD/PmbA family protein: protein MILEAIDVKELLQEKAGYILSFLMGNGGEYGEIFYEDSSNTRIVFENNKVDKIEHGSDVGVGLRLIKNHKVYYGYSTEFDIDSLVELAKTIANTSSQGPIKVGKAYAKASMPIGIDPEQIELSKKIEILNRANDAARSFGEYVKQVSAVLMDKKRQIMIINSLGEHVEDIQTRTVFYTEVVSYKDGILQRGYESMGGNVGFELFERKSPEEIASVAARRAIMLLDAKPAPAGSFTIVMSSEAGGTMVHEAVGHGLEADLVQQGQSVYKDRIGQKVASSLVSVIDDATIPGMNGSFNFDDEGVEAQRKVLIEDGYLVGYMYDRLRAMKDGVKSTGNGRRQSYAHPPVVRMTNTFIKSGKTNPEDIIKDTKKGILVKKMGGGQVNTITGDFVFDVMEGYIIENGQITYPIRGATLIGNGPKALEDIDAVGYDEGFAIGTCGKDGQGVPVSDAQPTVRIKSMTLGGCEVCSG, encoded by the coding sequence ATGATTTTAGAAGCAATAGATGTAAAAGAGCTTTTACAAGAAAAGGCCGGTTATATACTGTCGTTTTTGATGGGAAACGGCGGAGAATACGGAGAGATTTTTTATGAGGACTCTTCAAATACACGTATTGTTTTTGAAAACAACAAAGTGGATAAAATAGAACATGGGTCTGATGTGGGTGTAGGTCTTAGGCTTATAAAGAATCACAAGGTATATTATGGATATTCTACGGAGTTTGACATAGACTCTTTGGTGGAGCTTGCTAAAACCATAGCAAACACGTCTTCTCAAGGTCCTATAAAGGTTGGAAAAGCCTACGCCAAAGCTTCTATGCCTATAGGGATAGACCCAGAACAAATAGAGCTTTCAAAGAAAATAGAGATTTTAAATAGAGCTAATGATGCTGCCAGGTCTTTTGGAGAATATGTAAAACAAGTGAGTGCAGTCTTGATGGATAAAAAAAGACAAATAATGATAATAAACTCTTTAGGAGAGCATGTAGAAGACATCCAGACAAGAACAGTCTTCTACACGGAAGTTGTGTCTTACAAAGATGGCATCCTTCAAAGGGGATACGAATCTATGGGGGGCAACGTAGGTTTTGAGCTTTTTGAAAGAAAATCCCCTGAGGAAATAGCAAGTGTAGCTGCAAGAAGGGCTATCATGCTTTTGGATGCAAAACCAGCACCAGCGGGTAGTTTTACCATAGTGATGTCTTCAGAAGCAGGCGGGACGATGGTACACGAGGCTGTGGGTCATGGGCTTGAGGCAGATTTGGTACAGCAAGGCCAATCTGTTTATAAAGATAGGATAGGTCAAAAAGTGGCTTCTTCGTTGGTGAGTGTCATTGATGATGCTACGATTCCAGGCATGAACGGCTCTTTTAACTTTGACGATGAAGGGGTTGAGGCTCAAAGGAAAGTTCTTATAGAAGATGGTTATCTGGTAGGCTATATGTACGATAGGTTAAGGGCTATGAAAGACGGTGTGAAATCCACTGGCAACGGTAGGCGTCAAAGCTATGCCCATCCTCCGGTGGTGCGTATGACAAATACCTTTATTAAAAGCGGTAAAACAAATCCAGAAGATATAATAAAAGACACCAAAAAGGGTATTTTGGTAAAGAAAATGGGTGGTGGACAAGTAAACACCATCACTGGAGATTTTGTTTTTGATGTAATGGAAGGCTATATTATAGAAAATGGCCAAATTACATATCCTATAAGAGGAGCAACACTCATAGGAAACGGCCCTAAGGCTTTGGAAGATATAGATGCCGTAGGTTACGACGAGGGTTTTGCCATAGGCACCTGCGGTAAAGATGGTCAAGGGGTGCCAGTTTCAGATGCTCAACCCACTGTGAGGATAAAATCTATGACTCTTGGTGGATGCGAGGTTTGCAGTGGATAA
- a CDS encoding bifunctional (p)ppGpp synthetase/guanosine-3',5'-bis(diphosphate) 3'-pyrophosphohydrolase has protein sequence MKTLDKTNEKLIEDILNKYKEHEDVISKAIDFIYQKHENQTRKSGEPYVNHPIAVASILASIGMDYHSIVAGLLHDVVEDTDTTVEEIKKEFGPQIASLVDGLTKIDKYKFSSKEHAKAENYRKMLFAMSKDVRVIVIKLADRLHNMRTLDYMPRHKQLEIANETIDIYAPIAHRLGIWSIKKELEDLYLKYTHPEEYEKIKDFVQKISTESEVYLKKYFISKVVEAINDFFKDKKPNYTIQYRQKHIYSIYQKLKRKNLSLEDLQDILGIRVIVEDVAECYTVLGIVHSIFRPIPGSFDDYISLPKPNMYQSLHTAVEGPKKRVVEVQIRTYEMHERAEKGIAAHWAYKENSSTKDNSIFAWLREVLNSIKTKNANELIEAVKDELFEDEVFVFTPKDDVVVLPKGATVLDFAYYIHTDIGNHCQRAIVNNKIVPLSYVLQSGDRVEIITNPSQSPKIEWLKIVTTKKAKTRIRLFLKAKEKEVAIEEAHKTLLKLSEKLSLGFEDMIKKLSSHFDLNEQELFANIGFGKIPINRVIKLFSKEKEQKHIKDEGKEGSLKLESVSNVLFSVAKCCMPIPGDPVMGVISKNAGIVIHHEKCPNLQYAIRNIPQKVVKIDWKSQDKLYTTRMRVVASDRPGILSEVSSAFTKSNINIVEASTKTNNLNIANMDFKVQLRNTKDLKRAFDEIKSIKGVESVKRVFG, from the coding sequence ATGAAAACGTTAGATAAAACCAACGAAAAACTCATAGAAGATATTTTAAACAAATACAAAGAGCATGAGGATGTTATAAGCAAAGCTATAGATTTTATATATCAAAAGCATGAAAACCAAACAAGAAAATCTGGAGAACCCTACGTAAACCATCCTATAGCAGTAGCCAGCATATTAGCTTCTATAGGGATGGATTATCATAGTATTGTGGCTGGGCTTTTACACGACGTAGTAGAAGATACTGATACTACCGTTGAGGAGATAAAAAAAGAGTTTGGCCCTCAGATCGCAAGCCTAGTGGATGGCCTTACCAAGATAGACAAGTATAAGTTTTCTTCAAAAGAACATGCAAAGGCTGAAAACTATAGGAAAATGCTTTTTGCTATGTCAAAGGATGTAAGGGTCATAGTCATAAAGCTAGCAGACAGACTACACAACATGAGAACCCTTGATTACATGCCGAGGCACAAACAGCTTGAAATAGCCAATGAGACTATAGATATATACGCTCCGATAGCCCATAGGCTTGGAATATGGAGCATAAAGAAAGAGCTGGAAGACCTTTATTTAAAATACACGCATCCTGAAGAGTACGAAAAAATAAAAGATTTTGTCCAAAAAATAAGTACAGAATCAGAGGTTTATCTAAAAAAATACTTTATATCGAAAGTGGTAGAAGCCATAAACGATTTTTTCAAAGATAAAAAACCAAACTACACCATACAATATAGACAAAAGCATATATACAGCATATATCAAAAGCTAAAACGAAAAAATCTAAGCTTGGAGGATTTACAGGATATTCTTGGCATAAGGGTGATAGTAGAGGATGTGGCAGAGTGTTATACTGTTTTAGGTATAGTTCATAGTATTTTTAGGCCTATACCAGGAAGCTTTGATGATTACATATCGCTTCCAAAACCAAACATGTACCAATCTCTTCATACTGCCGTGGAAGGGCCCAAAAAGAGAGTTGTGGAGGTACAGATAAGGACTTACGAAATGCACGAGAGAGCTGAAAAGGGTATAGCAGCTCACTGGGCTTACAAAGAAAATTCCTCTACAAAAGACAACTCCATATTTGCATGGTTAAGAGAGGTGTTAAATAGCATAAAAACCAAAAACGCCAATGAGCTCATAGAAGCTGTTAAAGATGAGCTTTTCGAAGATGAGGTATTTGTATTTACTCCAAAAGATGATGTTGTAGTGCTTCCAAAAGGTGCAACGGTGCTTGATTTTGCATATTACATACATACAGATATAGGAAACCACTGTCAAAGGGCTATAGTAAACAACAAGATAGTGCCTCTTTCTTATGTGCTTCAAAGCGGTGATAGGGTAGAAATTATAACAAACCCCTCTCAAAGCCCAAAAATAGAATGGCTTAAGATTGTAACCACAAAAAAAGCAAAAACTCGTATTAGGCTTTTCTTGAAAGCAAAAGAAAAAGAAGTGGCTATAGAAGAAGCTCACAAAACCCTTTTAAAGCTTTCAGAGAAACTAAGTTTAGGTTTCGAAGATATGATAAAAAAACTCAGTTCTCATTTTGATTTAAACGAGCAGGAGCTTTTTGCAAACATAGGTTTTGGTAAAATCCCAATAAACAGGGTAATAAAGCTGTTTTCCAAAGAAAAAGAGCAAAAACATATAAAAGACGAGGGTAAAGAGGGGTCTTTAAAACTTGAGAGCGTATCAAACGTGCTTTTTAGTGTAGCGAAGTGTTGTATGCCAATTCCAGGAGATCCAGTAATGGGGGTTATATCAAAAAACGCTGGTATTGTTATACATCATGAGAAATGCCCAAACCTTCAATACGCCATTAGAAATATACCTCAAAAAGTGGTAAAAATAGACTGGAAGTCCCAAGACAAGTTATATACCACAAGGATGAGAGTTGTAGCTTCAGATAGACCTGGCATACTTTCAGAAGTGTCTTCTGCTTTTACAAAATCAAACATAAACATAGTAGAAGCTTCTACAAAAACCAACAACCTCAACATAGCAAACATGGATTTTAAAGTGCAATTAAGAAACACAAAAGACTTAAAAAGAGCTTTTGACGAAATAAAATCTATAAAAGGTGTAGAATCTGTAAAAAGGGTGTTTGGATGA
- a CDS encoding ATP-binding protein, translating to MDIEEILYRFNPWWENDYKISAINRPKYVDKLIKRLDKKEIELITGIRRVGKSTIFKLIIHSLINKLGINPKHIFYISLDFYALEKKSILDLLEDYFKIQGIAFEQRVYVFLDEIAYKKDFSQQLKNIYDLYNIKLFATSSSASMLKDENAYLTGRSNLIEILPLDFEEFLAFKNLKITKANHHLTYTFFEKYMELGGVPQYVITEDIEYIKQLADDIIYKDIMSFHSVKEASLLRDFFYLLMERSGKQLSLNKVSKVLGISVDTARRFFEYFKDSFLIYPIEKCGKLNERIKSPKKIYVADVGIKNAFTGFKDKGAIFENLVFLKIKSKKPCYVYENNVEIDFLTEDKTLIEVKYNTNINEKQLEAFKKYDAKTKLVVDNVEKFLKL from the coding sequence ATGGATATAGAGGAGATACTTTATAGATTCAATCCTTGGTGGGAAAATGATTATAAGATAAGCGCCATCAATAGACCAAAGTATGTGGATAAACTTATAAAGCGCCTTGATAAAAAAGAGATAGAGTTGATAACAGGGATTAGAAGAGTGGGGAAATCAACCATTTTTAAACTAATAATACACAGTCTTATAAATAAACTCGGTATAAACCCCAAGCATATATTTTATATATCGCTGGACTTTTACGCTTTAGAAAAGAAATCAATCCTTGATTTATTGGAAGATTACTTTAAGATTCAAGGCATAGCTTTTGAGCAAAGAGTTTATGTTTTTTTAGATGAAATAGCTTATAAAAAAGATTTTTCACAACAACTTAAAAATATTTACGATCTTTACAATATAAAGCTATTTGCAACATCTTCATCAGCTTCTATGCTAAAAGACGAAAACGCTTACCTTACTGGAAGAAGCAACTTGATTGAGATTTTACCTCTTGATTTTGAAGAGTTTTTGGCTTTTAAAAACTTAAAAATAACCAAAGCAAACCATCATCTTACCTATACATTCTTTGAAAAATACATGGAATTAGGGGGGGTACCCCAATATGTGATAACAGAGGATATAGAATATATAAAACAGCTTGCCGATGATATTATATACAAAGATATCATGAGTTTTCATAGCGTAAAAGAAGCGTCACTTTTAAGAGATTTTTTCTATCTTCTTATGGAAAGATCTGGAAAGCAGCTTAGCTTAAACAAGGTATCCAAAGTGCTTGGAATAAGCGTAGATACTGCAAGAAGGTTTTTTGAATACTTTAAAGACTCGTTTTTAATATATCCGATAGAAAAATGCGGTAAGTTAAACGAGAGAATAAAATCCCCTAAGAAAATCTACGTGGCTGATGTAGGTATAAAAAACGCATTTACAGGTTTCAAAGATAAAGGGGCAATATTTGAAAATCTTGTATTTTTAAAAATAAAATCAAAAAAACCTTGCTATGTTTATGAAAACAACGTTGAGATAGATTTTCTAACAGAGGACAAAACCCTAATAGAGGTAAAATATAACACCAATATTAATGAAAAACAGTTGGAGGCTTTCAAAAAATACGACGCTAAAACAAAGCTTGTGGTTGATAACGTTGAAAAGTTTTTAAAGCTATAA
- the murF gene encoding UDP-N-acetylmuramoyl-tripeptide--D-alanyl-D-alanine ligase, whose translation MNSLEVSKSLGLIHEGKPFFIKDVFFDSRESIKDALFVAIKGEKTDGHLYIKNLLDENIAGFLVREDFDCKEILAKGKSCLKAKDTIKALQDIASLKRNSLKANVVAIAGSAGKTTTKELIAHVLPGKVHKTYKNFNSQIGLPKVVITADDDIGYLVLEMGATALEDVKKLTNIAKQHIGVISSIGEEHLESFGSIENVVKGNFEVFDSPNLLSGVYPKAFHSFYKKEYGLSFCRFRDDADIRVKNVYIDEEGTHFEIMGIRLTIPVLSIGIAESAAAAVGVLASFGIDWKELKDRFESFKGVQGRMQLIKKGPFRIIDDTYNANPVSVKNAILTIDSFKDFNKIIVLGDMLEMGEYSKALHEKVGAMLKSSHINNVYLYGSDMKYAYDVLKLSNKEVFYFDNQEELSFHLVKSLKQKTDTNTMILVKGSRGMKMENVVDRLVNGL comes from the coding sequence ATGAACTCTTTAGAAGTTTCTAAGAGCTTAGGTTTGATACATGAGGGGAAACCGTTTTTTATAAAAGATGTATTTTTTGATTCAAGAGAGTCTATAAAAGATGCTTTGTTTGTAGCTATAAAAGGAGAAAAAACCGATGGCCATCTTTATATAAAAAACCTTCTTGACGAAAATATAGCGGGTTTTTTGGTAAGAGAAGACTTTGACTGTAAAGAGATACTAGCAAAAGGTAAATCTTGTTTAAAAGCCAAAGATACGATAAAAGCTTTGCAGGACATAGCCTCTTTAAAAAGGAATAGCCTTAAAGCGAATGTTGTAGCGATAGCTGGTTCTGCTGGTAAGACCACTACAAAAGAGCTTATAGCCCATGTGTTGCCTGGCAAAGTGCATAAAACTTACAAAAATTTTAATTCTCAGATAGGTCTTCCAAAGGTGGTTATAACAGCTGATGATGATATAGGTTATCTTGTGTTGGAGATGGGAGCCACCGCTTTAGAAGATGTTAAAAAGCTTACAAACATCGCAAAACAACATATAGGGGTTATATCTTCTATAGGAGAAGAGCATCTTGAGAGTTTTGGTTCTATTGAAAACGTAGTAAAAGGAAACTTTGAAGTGTTTGACTCTCCAAATCTTTTGTCTGGGGTCTACCCTAAGGCGTTTCATAGCTTTTATAAAAAAGAATATGGGCTTAGTTTTTGTAGGTTTAGAGACGATGCTGATATAAGGGTAAAAAATGTCTATATAGACGAAGAAGGTACACATTTTGAGATAATGGGAATTAGGCTTACTATACCAGTTTTGAGCATAGGTATAGCAGAGAGTGCAGCCGCAGCGGTTGGTGTTCTTGCATCTTTTGGTATAGATTGGAAGGAGCTAAAAGACAGGTTTGAGAGTTTTAAAGGTGTGCAAGGAAGGATGCAACTTATAAAAAAAGGACCTTTTAGAATAATAGACGATACTTACAACGCAAATCCTGTTTCTGTAAAAAATGCCATTCTTACTATAGATAGTTTTAAAGATTTTAATAAGATAATAGTTTTGGGAGATATGCTTGAGATGGGAGAGTATTCAAAGGCTCTTCACGAGAAAGTAGGGGCTATGCTGAAGTCTTCTCATATTAACAATGTGTATCTTTATGGAAGCGATATGAAATACGCTTACGATGTTTTAAAACTTTCCAACAAAGAAGTTTTTTACTTTGATAATCAAGAGGAGTTGTCTTTTCATCTTGTTAAAAGCCTAAAACAAAAAACCGATACCAATACAATGATTTTGGTAAAAGGCTCTAGAGGCATGAAGATGGAAAATGTTGTGGATAGGCTTGTAAATGGTTTATAA
- a CDS encoding diguanylate cyclase: METSDCVYKESIKKLIDDYLDTGIIDEETIKKIGYEAYDKTHINYIKHNIENIKNSFIKEYFKSHEFTEEAYDKIYSFFKILEKNISRAYGIRCIEDSETLESTLYAEDILPELLKPSAQFKAAITKDYLELNETPSITMDAKSCPVYKEIENSAMPKDVKENVHKAHERLHYAAQYFYKLIKEKDTENLYGIYWRMRYLNILIVTAIAIYTLKDQNEFYKTFFEGHSIPMLLVDPDTYSIANANQAALDFYGYTKEEITTLKSWDINTLGEKEMKELISKAKNKELNFFKFKHRLKSGEIRDVEVYSSPVYLGGKIYLLSIVYDVTKEERAKKFLEILKEIDSLSNISDTEEEFIENLFRFLEKEDISKDVCFMINQEGKTKISSSSESCIQNVKDKEENFPIFEAFYLKIPVYHKNMEDIEDEFVRKKLLERGTVSSFAVPVLKDGKPYGALCICSNIKGYFEDYGFFITQLKEKIENALKHINLRKELNYRNELLKNIVENTQIGVVVFDIDNIYYTNRYFLELLGYDEDTIKEISIFDIFSPIHTKDLIEAFPNKKSILLQEFNLINKNNHLVYVKGSLTLTKDLSGKDIAIFSFVDTTQEKQLKDILTREKKTLENILDRANFGAFIFKLKNLENLEIEIIYKNKYFDTMIKNQGIKTFEDFLIFDDDKKELMKRYLRKITADEGGVFTINDIIMKQDKNIVLKLNMNRINQNHETLILCILQDITEESMIIKYFEELSIKDDLTGICNRRCLEDKLEEYLTLAKRYNRPLSVIMFDIDFFKHINDSYGHDIGDKVLKTIANIVLSNIRATDILARYGGEEFVIISPETTLEDAKALAEKLRKEIENFLFEEGFSITCSFGVTSLNQEDTKETILKRVDEALYKAKREGRNRVVAS; this comes from the coding sequence ATGGAAACTTCTGATTGCGTATACAAAGAAAGCATAAAAAAATTGATAGATGATTACCTAGATACAGGGATTATAGATGAAGAAACCATAAAGAAGATAGGGTATGAAGCCTATGATAAAACTCATATAAACTATATAAAACACAATATAGAGAATATAAAAAATAGCTTTATAAAAGAATACTTCAAGAGCCACGAATTTACAGAGGAAGCTTACGACAAGATATACTCTTTCTTTAAAATTCTTGAAAAAAATATATCAAGAGCTTACGGTATAAGGTGTATAGAAGATTCAGAAACGTTGGAATCTACTTTGTATGCTGAGGATATATTACCAGAGCTTTTAAAACCAAGCGCACAATTTAAAGCCGCTATAACAAAAGATTATCTTGAATTAAACGAAACACCTTCCATAACGATGGATGCAAAATCTTGCCCAGTCTACAAGGAAATAGAAAACTCAGCAATGCCAAAAGATGTTAAAGAGAATGTTCATAAAGCACACGAGAGGCTTCATTATGCCGCTCAATACTTTTATAAGCTTATAAAAGAAAAAGACACAGAAAATCTATACGGTATATACTGGCGTATGAGATATCTAAATATCTTAATAGTAACTGCTATAGCTATCTATACTCTAAAAGATCAAAATGAATTTTACAAGACATTTTTTGAAGGACACAGTATACCCATGCTTTTGGTAGATCCAGATACCTACAGCATAGCAAACGCCAATCAGGCCGCTCTTGATTTTTATGGATACACAAAAGAAGAAATAACTACTTTGAAAAGTTGGGATATAAACACTTTAGGCGAAAAAGAAATGAAAGAACTCATATCAAAAGCCAAAAACAAAGAGCTAAACTTCTTTAAGTTTAAGCACAGATTAAAATCTGGAGAGATAAGAGATGTGGAAGTTTACTCATCCCCTGTTTATCTGGGTGGTAAAATATACCTTTTGTCCATCGTATATGATGTTACGAAAGAAGAAAGGGCTAAAAAATTTTTAGAAATCTTAAAAGAGATAGATAGTCTTAGCAACATCTCTGACACAGAAGAAGAATTTATAGAAAATCTTTTTAGATTTTTAGAAAAAGAGGATATATCAAAAGATGTATGTTTTATGATAAACCAAGAAGGCAAAACCAAAATAAGTTCGTCATCAGAAAGCTGTATTCAAAATGTAAAAGATAAAGAAGAAAATTTTCCCATATTTGAGGCTTTTTATCTTAAAATCCCTGTTTACCATAAAAATATGGAAGATATAGAAGATGAGTTTGTAAGAAAGAAGCTTTTAGAAAGAGGGACCGTCTCATCCTTTGCAGTGCCTGTATTGAAAGATGGTAAGCCCTACGGAGCCCTTTGCATATGTTCAAACATTAAAGGCTACTTTGAAGATTATGGGTTTTTCATCACACAGCTTAAAGAAAAGATAGAAAATGCATTAAAACACATAAATCTTAGAAAAGAGTTAAACTATAGGAATGAACTTCTTAAAAATATAGTAGAGAATACTCAAATAGGTGTGGTGGTATTTGATATAGATAATATTTATTATACAAACAGATACTTTCTTGAGCTTTTAGGATATGACGAAGATACGATAAAAGAAATAAGCATATTTGATATATTTTCTCCAATACACACGAAAGATCTTATAGAAGCCTTCCCAAACAAAAAATCGATACTTTTACAAGAGTTTAACCTGATAAATAAAAATAACCATCTTGTATATGTAAAGGGCTCTTTAACCCTAACAAAAGATTTAAGCGGTAAAGATATCGCTATATTTAGCTTTGTAGATACCACACAAGAAAAGCAACTAAAAGACATACTAACACGTGAGAAAAAAACATTAGAAAATATATTAGATAGAGCAAACTTTGGGGCTTTTATATTTAAACTAAAAAATTTAGAAAATCTAGAGATAGAAATTATATATAAAAATAAATATTTTGACACTATGATAAAAAATCAAGGTATAAAAACTTTCGAAGATTTTCTTATATTTGATGATGATAAAAAAGAACTAATGAAGAGATATTTGAGGAAAATTACAGCAGACGAGGGTGGAGTTTTTACTATAAACGATATTATTATGAAACAAGATAAAAATATTGTGCTAAAACTAAACATGAACCGAATAAACCAAAACCATGAAACACTGATACTTTGTATACTTCAAGATATCACAGAAGAGTCAATGATTATAAAATATTTTGAAGAACTATCTATAAAAGACGACCTAACTGGAATATGCAACAGAAGGTGTTTAGAAGATAAGCTAGAAGAGTATCTAACCCTTGCAAAAAGATACAACAGGCCTTTAAGCGTTATTATGTTTGACATAGATTTTTTCAAACACATAAATGACTCCTATGGACACGATATAGGAGACAAAGTGTTAAAAACTATAGCAAATATAGTCTTATCAAACATAAGAGCCACAGACATATTGGCAAGATACGGTGGTGAGGAGTTTGTTATAATATCGCCAGAAACCACTTTAGAGGATGCGAAAGCCTTGGCTGAAAAACTAAGAAAAGAAATAGAAAATTTTCTTTTTGAAGAAGGTTTTAGTATAACATGCTCCTTTGGTGTTACATCGCTAAACCAAGAAGATACAAAAGAAACCATTTTAAAACGAGTAGACGAAGCCCTTTACAAAGCAAAGAGAGAAGGGAGAAACAGAGTAGTGGCCTCTTAA